GACCTCGTAGCGGTTGCGCAGCGCGCTGACGATCTGGCGTACGGACCGGTCGTTGATCTCCTCGCCCCGCTCGCCCTCGCCCGGCGCGAGCAGCAGCCCGATCCCGGTCGGGTGGGTGAAGACCGCGTCCTGGAGCACGCGGGGCGAGATGTCCTGGATGGTGGCGAGGTCCACGATGGAGCGGCGGAACTGCACGTCCAGGTACGAGGCGACGTCGCCGGCCTGGAGATCCAGATCGGCGAGCGCCACCGTCATGCCCGACGTCCGCGCGGCGAGGGCGAGTTGGACGGCGGCGACCGTCGTACCGACCCCGCCCTTCGCCCCGCTCACGGTCACGACGGTGCCGCCGGGACCGGTGAACACGTCGCCGCCGTGCCCGAGATGGCGCCGTACGCCCACGGACCAGGCCGCGGCGGCCTGGACGCGCTGGGCGAGTTCCTCGTACGAGAGGGGGAGCCCGACCAGTCCCCGGGCGCCGGAGTCCATCGCGGCCGAGAAGAGGCCGGGGCTGGCGTCGGCGGTGACCAGGATGACCCCGACCGCCGGGAAGCGGAGGGCCACCTCCCGGATCAGCTCAAGGGCCGGCACGGGGCCGATCCGCTCGTGCACCAGGACGACTTCGGGCAGTTCGTCGATCGACTCGGCGGCCAGCCGGGCCAGGGTGTCGATCAGCGAGGTCGAGTCGCCGACCGGCCCGGCCGGCTCCGCGTCGGGCAACTGGCTGAGCAGTGTGGTGATCGATCTGGCGGCGTCGGCATCACCGACCACCGGGAGGAGTCTGGTCGTCATGCGTCCCTCACTTGTCCCCTTCGAGCGTGTAGGTGCTCTCTCCGGGGCGCAGCGTCGTGGGGCTGTCGTCGGGAAGCAGAGCGAGGCGTACGTGCTGGGCGAAGGACTCGGCGTAGGCGACGCGCTGGGCGTCCTTGGTCTTGAGGGCGAAGGTGATGGGAACGGCCTTGATCGGTCCGCCGCTGCGGCCGCGGTCGTCCTCCTTGGGCTCCAGCGGGGTCAGCGAACCGACGTCGATCACCTTGGCGTTGGGGACGATGATCCGCGACTGGGCCTTGGTCTCGTCGTTCTCGGCGGCGAAGGTCGCGAAGATGTTGACCAGGTCACCCGCGTTGATCTTGCCCGCGACACCGGTGGCGGCGTCGATCATGATGGCGATCTCCTGCTCGTCGTTGGCGAGCGCGGGCCGCTTGACCATCATGTCGTCCTGGAGGAGCGACCCCTTCTTGAGCTGGGTGACCGCGATCTTGCCGTTGACGAGCGACAGGTCGGTCACCGCGTTGTCCGACAGCCAGCGTTTGGGCATCTCTATCTTCTCGAACTGCCCCTCCTCCAGCGCCGTGTACGGCGCGACGTCCGCCTTCAGCCGGTACGCGGGCACCTCGGGGCCGACCTTCGAATTCACGTCGCTGATCACCGAGAGCACGCCGGCGAAGGCGCCGAAGGCGCAGAGGACGGAGAGAAGAAGGAGAATGATGCCGCGGCGTTGCCGTGAATTCATGAGCGGGACAACCTCGTTCGAAGACTGGGGCGGGACTGACGGGGCGGGACGGGCACGGGGCGGGCGGGTCGCCGCACGTCACCGGCCGTCTCCTCCGGTCCGTACGCACCGCCTGGTGGGCGGGTTACGACCCGTGGCGCGTTGGTGGTCCTTGACTGAGGACACCCGGAGCGGGTGTGTGGTTCTCCGCCGACGCGAGTGGCGCGGAACAGAAACCGCAGCGGTCACCGATGAGTTCGAGACCGCACCAGGAACACACCTCTCGCCGTACGGACGAAACGAGCTGGTAAAGAACGGAGATATCCGGCAGGAACGCGGCGAACTCGACCATCTTGGACGTACCCCACCAGCGCGGGGAATCACCCAGGAGTGGCATCTCGTGCACTCCCTGGACCTTCCAGGCGGGCGCGAGGGTCGCCGTCACCCAGTCCGACTGCAATTGTCCTTTTCCGACCAGCAGTTGAGTGCCGAATTCGGGCCCGGTGAGTTCACCGTTCCCGATCTTGATCAACTGGGGGTCGGGGTTGGCCAGGACACCGAACTGTGACCCGGGCACCCAGGACTTGGCGTGCGACTTGAGGCTGACGGGGACCCGGTCGAGCTTCGCGACCGAGTTGAGGAGCGCTCCCGCGTGGATGTAGTGGGAGAGCAGCCGGGCGGCCGACGCGACGACGCCCGCGCTGAAGTCGCAGATCGACAGCTGTCGCAACTGCCGCACGAGGACGGCGAGTCCGAGCGGCGGGAGGTCCAGCTTGAGGAACGCGATCCGGTCGCTCTCCAGGACGGAGCGGACGGTGTGCAGTCGCTGTTCGTGCGCCACCGGGAGGGAGGCGGGGTAGACGGCGACGACATAACCGTGCTGCTCCACCAGGACCTGCATGTCCGCCAGCGCGGCCTCCAGCGGCTGGACATCGGGTGCCTGGAGCAGAGCCGCGGGGGGCGTCTGCTGGTCGGTGGGTGGCAGCACCAGGTCGTGACTGGTGACAGCTATGGCGGTAGACACCTGCGATCCCCGTTCAGCTCGGCCGTCGGAGTTCCGGCGGCCGCAGATCTTTTCTGCTGGGTACTGCTGCTCGGTGTTCGGTAGTTCTGTTCGCAGCCGTTCGACTTCGGGCGAGTTCGACTTCGGGCGACTCGCTCATCGTCGACTGCTGCGGAGCACTTTATCCACGACTTAGGGCGCAGAGAACACCTCTCCGATGAGAGTGGTTCGCCGGGCACTTCGTAGGCACCACCAAATCGGGCGAAGCAGTCAGGCGTTAACCCATGTTTCATTTGAAGTTGAAACTAGCCGACCCGGGTGGACGGTGCCAGTTACCCAGGTGGCTTTGGGTCCGGGTTGGGTCCACGGACCCACGCCAGGGACGTCCGCCCCTCCGTACCCTCCGAGTTCGATTACGTACACGGTCGCCCGCACGCGAACCGCGTACCCGCACCACCGAGTCGCACGGCACCGAGGGGGACGGTCGGATGAGACGGACAGCGATACGAGGGGGCCCACGGGACGACCGCGGCACCTCCGCCACCGAGTACGCGGGCATGGTGGTGGTCGTCGCGGCCGTCGTGGGGGCCCTGGTGGGCACCGGCGTGGACACCACCATCGCCGAACAGCTCAAGTGCCTGGTCAGGTTCGGCCCGTGCGACACCGGCGGGGGCGGCGAGAACCAGGCCGCGCCCAAGACCGACGCCGACTACGAGCCGCCGCTCTGCCAGATCTCCTCGATCAGCGACAAGGCGGGCGCCAAGGGCAAGTTGCTGTTCATCGAGTGGGGCGAGGAGTACGGCTTCCAGCAGCAGACGTTCCAGTCGAAGACCGACGTGAACGGCGACGGCACGGTCGACGACCGGGACCAGCAGGTGATGATGACCTTCACCGACGCCGCGTCCGTCGCCGCCAAGAAGGACTGGAAACCGGGCGCCAAGGTCGGCAAGTTCGGCTCGGACAAGGTGGAACTCGGTGCGGGGATCAAGGTGACGAACGGCGACACCTGGGTCTTCGACAGCGAGGAGGAGGCCGCGAAGTTCCGGGACGACATCGAGGAACTGAAGACGTACGAGCTGGCCAACCGGCACTCCAACTCGCGCGGCGGCGGGCTCGGCAACAGCATCCTCTACCTCTTCGACAGCGGCCCGATGTACGAGGAGGAGCAGCTGCGCAAGCGCATCGAGGAGCGGCTGGGCAACCGTCACATCAGCTACGGCAAGGTCGGCCTGGAGGCCAGCGCCGCCGGTGGTCTGAAGCTGTCGCCCGGCGACGAGAAGAAGCTCAGCGCGACGCTCGGCGGCAGTTTCAAGTTCTCGCCCGAGGTGACCTGGACCGACAACACCTACCGGAACATCAAGTCGTACACGTACAGCGCCGCCATCGAGTACACGGGCAAGGTCGGCTACGAGGCGGGGCCGCTGAGCGGCGAGTCGAGCGGCACCACGACGCAGACCGGCACCATCACCGTCAGCCACGACAAGACGACCGGTGAGCTGCTGCGCATCGACATGACCCGCACGGTCGAGAAGGGCGCCACCAAGGACGGGGTCACCGTCGGCGGCGACAACGGCAAGGACGGCGACGACAAGCGCGGCGGCAGCGGCAGTGTGAAGGGCACGGAGAACCGGACGGGCATCGAGGTCGTGACCAACTCGGTCGTCCTCAAGCCGGGCCCCGAGGGTGCCGAGCAGCGCGCGATCGCCCAGAAGTGGCTGGACGGCAGCGGCGACAACGCGGCACCGTTCTCCTACATGTTCGACGACCACGCGCCGACGAAGCGTCCCGGCGCGGACGACCCGTTCGGACAGCTCCTCTTCGACGAGGGCCTGTCGAGCCGCAACACGTACACCGGGCAGACGGAGGCCGCGGAGTACGGGTTCGAGCTGAACCTGGGTCTGAGCTTCGGCTTCTCGGTCTCCACCGAGAAGAAGGAGGAGAACCTCGACGACGCGCAGTTCCTGGGTGCGCCGCAGGGGGGCAACCGCAGCTATGTCCCGTACAGCTACTGTGCGAACTGATCCCGGGGACAGGAGCACATACGTCATGAGCAGGAAGAACGGCAAGAATTCCGAGGCGGGGACGACGACGGCCGGGCCGGCCGGCCGGTCGCCCTCCGGCACCCTGACCGCCACCGTCTCCGGTGTGCTCGCGACGCTGCTGCTGGCCGCGGGCTGCGGCACGGAGTCGGAGAGCGCGGCGGTCCCGGAGAGCTGGGGGAAGCTCCGGACCCCGGCGGTCACGGTGGCCCATCCGCCCGCGTTCGAGGCGCAGAGCGCGGCCGAGCGGAGCAAGTACAACGCGGCGGCGGCGACGCTCTCCGACGAGAGCGGGGCCGTCGGCATGATCACCGTGCAGCTCGACTTCACCGACGCCGACTCGGTGGAGGAGGCGGCGATCGGCGCGGAGGCGGGGGTCGCGCTCGGCTCGACGCTCGGCAAGCAGGAGGAGATCACGGTCTCCGGGCCGGACGGCGACCTGGAGGCCCGGCAGGTCACCTTCGCGTTCACCCAGCGGGACTCGGCCGCCGGCTCGGGAACGGGAACCCCGGGCGGGACGCTGGACCCGAAGGCCGGCACCCGGGTCGACGGGGTGATCGTCGCGGGACTCGACACGGACGACCGGACCTACGCCGTACGGATCGACGCGGTCAAGGGAAAACTCAGCAAGGGCGATCTGAACAAAATCATCGACTCGATCACGGTCGAATAGGCGGTTGACGATGGATGTTCCGGGCGGTGATTTCCTTTTCCTCGGCGGCATGATTCTTCTTTTCGGCTGGTTGACCGCACACTACGCGCGTCGTCTTTCGGGCGTGAATCGGGCGCTGCGGGCGGGAAATCGGGCAGAGGGCACGTGTGTACGGATAGAACGTGAGCCGTACAACCGGTCGGACGCGCGACGGCAGTTCTTCGCGTTCCGCACACCGGACGGCGAGCAGATCGAGTTCGAGGACCTGGCGGGCCGGTCCGTACGGGTCGGCGACCCGGTGACGGTGACGTACGACCCGGCCGCCCCGGCCCGTACGGCGACGGTCGCGGGCCGGGGCAACTGGTCGCCGGTGCTCCGGTACGGGGTGCTGGTGGCGGGCTGCGGGCTGGCG
Above is a window of Streptomyces sp. NBC_01498 DNA encoding:
- a CDS encoding AAA family ATPase gives rise to the protein MTTRLLPVVGDADAARSITTLLSQLPDAEPAGPVGDSTSLIDTLARLAAESIDELPEVVLVHERIGPVPALELIREVALRFPAVGVILVTADASPGLFSAAMDSGARGLVGLPLSYEELAQRVQAAAAWSVGVRRHLGHGGDVFTGPGGTVVTVSGAKGGVGTTVAAVQLALAARTSGMTVALADLDLQAGDVASYLDVQFRRSIVDLATIQDISPRVLQDAVFTHPTGIGLLLAPGEGERGEEINDRSVRQIVSALRNRYEVVIVDCGTQTTSANAAAIEMADTTLLLTTPDVVAVRAAKRMVRLWDRLQIRKAEETTIVVNRYMRNTEIQPPLIEKITSTKVSRVVIPANFKELHAVVDAGRMQDLESKSTVKQALWALAGELGLVKAPEGDRKQGKLKGDRGSVGVRRGRTK
- the cpaB gene encoding Flp pilus assembly protein CpaB, translating into MNSRQRRGIILLLLSVLCAFGAFAGVLSVISDVNSKVGPEVPAYRLKADVAPYTALEEGQFEKIEMPKRWLSDNAVTDLSLVNGKIAVTQLKKGSLLQDDMMVKRPALANDEQEIAIMIDAATGVAGKINAGDLVNIFATFAAENDETKAQSRIIVPNAKVIDVGSLTPLEPKEDDRGRSGGPIKAVPITFALKTKDAQRVAYAESFAQHVRLALLPDDSPTTLRPGESTYTLEGDK
- a CDS encoding DUF3592 domain-containing protein, translating into MILLFGWLTAHYARRLSGVNRALRAGNRAEGTCVRIEREPYNRSDARRQFFAFRTPDGEQIEFEDLAGRSVRVGDPVTVTYDPAAPARTATVAGRGNWSPVLRYGVLVAGCGLAAAGFAAVLILTVV